A region from the Triticum aestivum cultivar Chinese Spring chromosome 3D, IWGSC CS RefSeq v2.1, whole genome shotgun sequence genome encodes:
- the LOC123078117 gene encoding uncharacterized protein isoform X1 — protein MLVTIVEVSMLLPSPRRAENSEPHLFGRWRRAGNSEPLRLAPPPATRPRRPHAVPTPVTASTIAVAMALADLNFDMGQDFAAEVWRKWGVPINYEEGKDMEEFILVAEFTRSRIRLTVESVATILLSCFGGRASLFKVQLLQNWSFRFSVSSKEVGFSIIKGGNISLPLLNINFLLWGSGGPNSSWELDQYLQEKEDAWTHVFRDHPRKSYLQALRTPTSYIQHAPTPIRSPARSHQQHTVHPSDRDRRPEPFKDSYERAGNPPIQTAFNGLYCVRCLMHGHLRPSCTNRIKCRNCKRWGHIARDCFSAKQPSSSPILQPTRHPTLPSQPTSNATPNLMIPRQITTVAANETNQLVRGSVITPAYQENRGDASISAGADIRHYNPATPSIAQRLRAATIQDSAHSPPLRLAIHSSSPSSAQSMAAFPFDPSPFIPTGHHRVDVAGRPARIRILTGAVPTAHEEWAIATIVPMPNLPVQFATVREVLSEFLTDVKHLRFSEISPCPFGQAYIKFDSVFDRDELVNSSPHPFTDVHVIFEKHNQGLNWRKLNLSREVWILLCGFPLDRRSIHEISNAISKFGKFVMWDRNRSTRANLMVKIKVEELRDIPSSIAIGEGDDTATLSVPVVILQDTPLGREAPDEDPIPAFGNPHPVPAQAHFHQNQHNHFLGPLQFHEQDAVQAPVQNPILDLQLGIQVDEEEDMAELPGWGHWAMPAEQELADQELHDGEFLHLHDLMEPMEEKYVHPEVEQLPANSNVTVSDVPPNISAETANSVVGPLAPLDPLLPDLNADIGQTGPEEPVGPIMAQDLPTVAVLEEMNLAVQPLEDLHLSAILNNHSVALISHMVDPMHFESSMPPKPNLINEVVNSDELVKPLVEAFTVEAAQLEATLPVLQNQVAPIISREDINPTMQSHPPVTNQHNDYSAHMMLTQSDPMNYAEGQGESSSSDVSAPPGFPIPMFKSDHLIISETGLPSPTVHEIAIGTAEKYLGKEGAQIWSKHFAPTATSKDIIQVPVDWVNFLSVTFLSPEKYEWAKQFITSKVWDIISQSKKEELCLPFALPNSCPDSSTLSGILVTSQDQENTPSVLCGSQDIMSSSTSAIHHNRKRKDKGPLVETEVNAQETTEEKLTTKIKKPKVAAKAKEGTSKSKEGGNMSKEGTISAKSGQ, from the exons ATGCTTGTAACTATTGTTGAGGTATCGATGCTTCTCCCATCCCCGAGGCGAGCTGAAAATTCAGAGCCCCACCTGTTTGGGCGCTGGCGGCGAGCTGGTAATTCAGAGCCCCTCCGCCTAGCCCCTCCGCCGGCCACCCGGCCGCGGAGGCCTCACGCCGTGCCCACTCCGGTCACGGCGTCCACCATAGCCGTCGCGATGGCTCTCGCGGATCTGAACTTCGACATGGGTCAAGATTTTGCCGCTGAAGTGTGGAGGAAATGGGGAGTACCCATCAACTATGAAGAAGGTAAAGATATGGAGGAATTCATTTTAGTTGCTGAGTTCACCCGTTCGCGGATCAGGCTCACGGTGGAATCTGTTGCCACGATCCTCCTGTCCTGTTTCGGTGGCCGGGCATCCCTGTTCAAGGTTCAATTGCTTCAAAATTGGTCTTTTCGGTTCTCGGTTTCATCCAAAGAAGTTGGTTTCTCTATCATAAAAGGAGGTAACATCTCTCTACCTCTTCTCAATATCAACTTTCTCCTATGGGGATCTGGAGGCCCTAATTCTTCCTGGGAACTTGATCAATATCTCCAAGAGAAGGAAGATGCATGGACTCATGTCTTCCGTGATCACCCTAGAAAATCTTACCTTCAGGCTCTTCGTACACCCACTTCGTACATCCAGCATGCTCCCACCCCGATCAGATCTCCAGCTCGATCACACCAGCAGCATACGGTTCATCCTTCCGACCGTGATCGTCGCCCGGAACCATTCAAGGATAGTTATGAGAGGGCGGGCAATCCGCCCATTCAAACcgcgtttaatgggctttactgcGTCAGGTGCCTCATGCATGGTCATCTCAGGCCCAGCTGCACTAATAGGATTAAATGTAGAAACTGTAAGCGTTGGGGCCACATCGCCCGGGACTGTTTCTCTGCTAAACAGCCCAGCTCAAGCCCAATCCTACAGCCCACTAGGCACCCCACCTTGCCGTCTCAGCCCACATCCAACGCGACACCGAATCTAATGATTCCGAGGCAAATCACCACTGTTGCCGCGAATGAGACTAATCAGCTAGTCAGAGGGTCAGTCATTACCCCTGCCTACCAAGAGAACAGAGGAGACGCCTCGATTTCCGCCGGAGCGGACATCCGCCATTACAATCCTGCCACTCCATCCATCGCCCAAAGATTGAGAGCTGCGACCATCCAAGACAGTGCTCATTCCCCTCCTCTCCGCCTCGCAATCCACTCTTCTTCCCCCTCATCCGCACAATCCATGGCGGCCTTCCCGTTCGACCCGAGCCCCTTCATTCCTACCGGTCACCACCGCGTCGACGTCGCGGGTAGGCCGGCGCGCATTCGTATCCTGACTGGAGCGGTACCAACGGCGCATGAAGAATGGGCCATTGCTACCATCGTGCCGATGCCCAACCTGCCGGTTCAGTTTGCTACTGTTCGCGAGGTACTCTCTGAGTTTCTTACTGATGTTAAGCACCTGAGATTTTCTGAGATTTCACCCTGCCCATTTGGACAAGCCTACATCAAGTTTGATAGTGTGTTTGATCGGGATGAATTAGTGAACAGCAGCCCGCACCCCTTCACTGATGTGCATGTCATTTTTGAGAAACATAATCAAGGACTGAATTGGCGCAAACTCAATCTTAGCAGAGAGGTGTGGATTTTGTTATGTGGATTTCCTTTGGACCGTCGCAGCATTCATGAGATTAGCAATGCTATCAGTAAGTTTGGCAAGTTTGTGATGTGGGATAGAAACAGGAGTACTCGGGCAAATCTTATGGTCAAAATAAAGGTGGAAGAACTGAGAGATATTCCTTCCAGCATCGCTATTGGAGAAGGAGATGATACTGCTACCCTCTCGGTACCTGTGGTGATTCTGCAAGACACTCCATTAGGAAGAGAAGCACCTGATGAGGACCCGATCCCTGCATTTGGTAACCCACACCCAGTCCCTGCTCAGGCTCATTTCCATCAGAACCAGCATAATCACTTTCTGGGACCACTGCAATTCCATGAGCAAGATGCAGTACAAGCACCAGTTCAGAACCCGATTTTGGATCTTCAGTTAGGAATTCAGGTTGATGAGGAGGAGGATATGGCGGAGCTTCCTGGATGGGGACACTGGGCCATGCCGGCAGAACAAGAACTTGCTGACCAGGAATTGCATGATGGAGAATTTTTGCACTTACATGATCTGATGGAGCCCATGGAAGAGAAATATGTCCATCCTGAGGTTGAGCAGCTACCAGCTAACAGTAATGTCACTGTCTCAGATGTGCCACCAAATATTAGTGCTGAAACGGCTAACTCTGTTGTTGGGCCATTGGCGCCGCTTGACCCTCTGCTACCTGATTTGAATGCTGATATTGGACAGACTGGGCCTGAGGAACCTGTTGGGCCCATCATGGCCCAGGATCTTCCCACAGTGGCAGTTCTTGAGGAGATGAACCTGGCTGTGCAGCCACTTGAAGATCTGCATCTCTCAGCCATCCTAAATAATCACTCTGTGGCCCTCATCTCCCACATGGTAGATCCCATGCATTTTGAGAGCTCCATGCCTCCAAAACCTAACCTTATCAATGAGGTGGTCAACTCTGATGAACTGGTTAAACCTCTAGTTGAAGCTTTTACTGTGGAAGCTGCTCAATTGGAGGCCACTCTACCTGTGCTACAAAACCAAGTTGCTCCTATTATCAGCAGGGAGGATATCAACCCAACTATGCAATCTCACCCCCCTGTTACCAATCAGCACAATGATTATTCAGCTCACATGATGCTTACTCAATCAGATCCCATGAATTATGCTGAAGGGCAAGGTGAATCCTCTTCTTCTGATGTTTCTGCCCCTCCAggttttcctattcctatgtttaaaTCTGATCACTTGATTATCTCAGAGACAGGCCTACCCTCTCCCACTGTCCATGAGATTGCCATTGGTACTGCTGAGAAGTACCTTGGAAAGGAAGGAGCTCAAATATGGTCCAAACATTTTGCACCTACAGCTACCAGTAAGGACATCATTCAGGTACCAGTTGACTGGGTTAATTTCCTGTCTGTTACTTTCCTTTCTCCTGAGAAGTACGAATGGGCAAAACAGTTCATTACTTCCAAAGTTTGGGATATTATCTCTCAAAGCAAGAAGGAGGAGCTCTGTCTACCTTTTGCCTTGCCAAACTCATGCCCTGACAGCTCTACTCTCTCTGGTATCTTGGTAACTTCTCAGGATCAGGAGAATACACCTAGTGTGTTGTGTGGCTCACAGGATATCATGTCATCATCCACCTCTGCTATTCATCACAACAGGAAGAGGAAGGACAAGGGGCCACTGGTGGAGACAGAG GTCAATGCCCAGGAAACTACAGAAGAGAAGCTTACCACTAAGATCAAGAAACCCAAGGTTGCTGCCAAGGCAAAGGAGGGGACAAGCAAATCCAAGGAGGGGGGCAACATGTCCAAGGAAGGGACCATTAGTGCGAAGAGCGGGCAGTAA